In Odocoileus virginianus isolate 20LAN1187 ecotype Illinois chromosome X, Ovbor_1.2, whole genome shotgun sequence, the genomic window GCTCTGCCCGCCCGCCGGGCATCTGCCCTTCTCTCCTGACTCCGCCCCGCATCTGTCCGGAACCGCCTCGCGTCTGAGCTGACCCAGTGCGCGTCCGCCAGTCCCTCCGGACCCGCCGCGAGTCTCAGGCTGCCGAAATCACCGCGCGTCACTCGGTCCGTACCCAGTGGGCATCTTGGGTATCTGGGCGGTCTCCGGTCCCCCGCgcgtgtgtctgtctgtctgtctctctgtgcgATTCGCTGCTTGCAGCCTGCCCGCCTGGCCGCAGCGCACCAAGTGTCCAGTTTGCCCTTTCGCTGACGCTGAGTCTCGTAGCGCGGCCTTAGTGAGCCGCCAGCCCGCCTGAAACCGGCCAGGCAGCCGGCGGAGGAATACACGTTCGGCCCCTGCCCTTGTTGTTATCATTTTAAACCCACGGGAGCTTGAGGCCTATTTTTATGCAGAAAATTGGTCGTGAGGCCTCTGTCGGCAAGGCTAGATGTGGGGAGCCAGCCAGCTGCTTGGTGATTTCTTACTATTTAGCGGGAAAAGAGACATTTTCTCTCCTACTACTAGCTTTTGAAACTGCTTTTAGATCTGAATGGGTGGAAATTCTAAGCCCCCTTAGGGAGAATGGATTCGTTATTGGGGTGCTTTTTTGTCTGATGCGTTTGTTCTGAGCCTGCTGACCAGCTGTTTCTGAACTTCATTTTCTCAGCCTCAACAGTGATTCTGAGTCTGCTTTTAGCTTTCTTCGCCTTGGCTTTATTCTGTTTGTGAACAGCTGTTTGGCCCATAGCTTAGAGAAAGCAGCCTTTTTGTCTCTCCCAAGAGAGCCTTCTCCCTGTGCTCAGAGAGatggggagtggggagcctaATCCTGctggcaagaaaaagaagtacCTCAAGGCTGCCCTGTATGTGGGTGACTTGGACCCAGATGTTACCGAGGACATGTTATATAAAAAGTTCAGGCCTGCTGGACCTCTGCGCTTCACCCGAATCTGCCGTGACCCGGTGACCCGCAGCCCCCTGGGCTATGGCTACGTTAACTTCCGCTTTCCTGCGGATGCTGAGTGGGCACTGAACACCATGAATTTTGATTTGATTAACGGCAAACCATTCCGTCTAATGTGGTCTCAGCCAGATGACCGCTTAAGAAAGTCTGGAATTGGAAATATATTCATCAAAAACCTGGACAAATCCATTGACAACAGGGCCCTTTTTTACCTGTTTTCAGCTTTTGGGAGCATTCTCTCCTGCAAAGTCGTATGCGATGACAACGGCTCTAAGGGTTATGCCTATGTACACTTTGACAGCCTGGCCGCTGCCAATAGGGCCATCTGGCACATGAACGGAGTGCGGCTCAACAACCGCCAGGTGTATGTGGGCAGATTCAAATTTCCGGAAGAGAGGGCTGCTGAAGTTAGAACTAGGGATAGAGCGACTTTCACTAATGTTTTCGTTAAAAACTTTGGAGATGATATGAATGACGACAAACTGAAGGAACTTTTCAGTGAGTATGGGCCAACTGAGAGTGTTAAAGTAATAAGAGATGCCAGTGGGAAATCGAAAGGCTTTGGATTTGTAAGATATGAGACACATGAGGCTGCCCAAAAGGCTGTGTTAGACCTGCATGGAAAGTCCATCGATGGGAAAGTGCTTTATGTAGGGCGAGCACAGAAGAAAATTGAACGTCTTGCTGAGTTAAGGAGAAGATTTGAGCGGctgagattaaaagaaaaaagtcggCCTCCAGGGGTGCCTATCTATATTAAGAACCTGGACGAGACCATTGatgatgaaaaactgaaggaggaattttcttcctttggatCAATTAGTCGGGCCAAAGTGATGGTGGAGGTGGGGCAAGGCAAAGGGTTTGgtgttgtctgcttctcctcttttGAAGAGGCTACCAAAGCAGTAGATGAGATGAATGGTCGCATAGTGGGCTCCAAGCCCCTGCAGGTCACTCTGGGCCAGGCCAGGCGCAGGTGGTAAGGATAAGAATGCTCAATTTGTTTCAGCCTTAAGCTGGTGCCTACTTAGTTTGGGCTACTTTGTGATAAGAGGTTATTTTATGTCAATTAACAGGTTTTTTTAAGTGAAtactttcttttggaaaaaaaaaaagtgaaaccagAAAGCCTTGTTCATTTTAGTGAAAAACATAATTTCTAATTGTAAAACTGTCATTTTGTACTATTTTTCGATATAATATCCTTAGGAATATATAGAATAAAGTTTATTCCTCCACACACTTGTCCTAAACCAATCAAGGTGAGGTAATTGAGAATATGTCCTTCCTTATTTCACTAATACTACTAAATTTCATTTCTATTAGGTCCTTACATCTGAGTCTATCACAGTGAAAACTTCTAACTTGCTTTTTGAGAAATCAGTAGAGCAGGGGAAAGTGTATGTGATCCAGTTAATGTTTAtgaataattttactttaaattattatttaaaatgaatattcctttttaaagatgtgagcttttttttctttttatttatttatatttttcccttttttattataCTGTGGGCATACCACAGACTTCATAGTGGTTTTTAGTAAGTTTTGAGAGTTCCCACTATTAACTTTATAACTTCAATACACATTTTGGTACTTTATCAATCAGTACATTAGATTAACACTTTaaagattgattttttaattctatGTTTCATCTTAAAAACCTTTCCTGAGAGATTTAATATTTGAAGACAGGCTAAGGAGCATTCTTATCGCTTGTTTTGCTAAACTCTTTAGTAGGTATATTTGGATTGTGTTTAATTAACAAAAAGGGTGAATAACAACATTGAATTGCCTTTGTCTATAGTTAATTTTAGGATTACCTTCAGCCTTTGTCATGTCAATATAGAAGGTAAACATTCCATGTAATGATGTTGAAAACTACTTTGAAGAACAACTTCTATTAAACTTGTCATTACGTCTTGTAGACTGCTGAATATATTCACAAGATAATTTCACAGATGTTTCAAAATTAAGGAAAAGGTCCTCTCTCTTGATTAAGTGGCATGCCTCCATCTATCATATGAGATCTCTTAATCCAGTGTGGTTCTCTTTCTGTCTAGCTGCTTGGAAGTTATGACAAAATATTCTGTTCTATGTTGCAGTTATGTTATTTGCCCTGTGACTTCTATATTATGGATTTTCTGTGTTTCACTTGTAGTTCCCTCTTGTCCACACCCATCTACCTTTCAATCTGTATtacacttattttcttatttttttttggattgtgCTGCtgctctgctcagtcactcagtcatttttgattctttgggaccccgtggactgtaacccaccaggctcctctgtccatggaattttccaggcaaggatactggagtcagtcaccatttcctactccagggggtcttcctaacccagggatcaaacccatgtctcttgtgtctcctgcattggcaggcagattctttactactgcaccaactgggaagcccttttctttgggattgcctttcttttgatATATGCCAGTTCAAATCCATTTTGGAGTTAGAGAAATAAATACTTAACTTATGTAAAACttaaattattacttttaaaaaatagcattcaCTCATACCACAAATCCAATCATAAGAAACTATTTTATCTCTATTCTCAGttgatttttattactttatgtagaaatctttcatatataaaacaatataaatatataatttttaagacttcttttAACTCTTTGCCcataaaataatgagaataacTTGTTTTCATGTAACGGTTTATCTACAGACTACTTGTATATTCATTATCAAACATTTTCAAATGGAAACTATGGTTTTTATtgattatatacataatacatgcTCCTTGTAAAACAAATACAATGATGCAGAAACTtacaaaaaaggaagtaaaattccCAGAGTTCTGAGACAACCATTATTAACTTTTTAACTGTGTGCTTATCTTTTCATGCCTTTCCCCCTATGTATACACACActgttttacaaaagaaaagaaaacatactatatgtattttttttaattttaagccaaAACATAACCATCTGTTCATGTCAATAAATACCAATCTGTATCATCAATTAGTGACtacatagtattccattgtgtggatgtacTATATCTTATCTAAGTAGTTCATTATTAAATGAGATTTATTATATGTTTTTCaatgttttctacatttgtaaaCAATTCTGTGATGAACATCCTTGGTTAAAAACAGTATCAGTTATATGAGCTTGACAAAAAATATCTATAGCATGTAAAAGCTTACAtctactagaaaaataaaaatgcacatcaTATTGATATACATGTACCTAAAATTTGAAAAGTGTTAATGATATATTCTTCATTTaaattgacaaaagaaaaaactaacggaaataatttttcatattttatgagCCTAATGCTTTACATCATTGTGatcataaaatatatgaaaaggaaacaacttcaaataaaatttaaaatacttatcaATATATTGGTAATTATTTTACCATATGTGCTCTCTATTTCTTTCCCCCCATTGCCAGTTATCATTTGAATTTGTAAACTTGAAGTGTCAGTGTTAAGACCTTTGCAAATACTTTGATTCAGAATAAATCATGAAATATGTATAGGAGCTAAAAACttcaaatatatgcattttatacactttgggaaaatatttaagtatttaaattatTACTGTTTTCAAAAAGCTAGTCCGTATAAAGAAAAGGAGTAATTGTGGCTAGGTACAGATAAAACATACATGTTAGGACTCTGCAGATCAGTCAAAAGAACTCTGTAAATTCAGGACATAAAAAGCATGGttgaaaagtataaaagaaaggTAATCTTTATTTAAACACAAACAGCTGGGTAAATTTTTCAatcttgtatttttcatttttagatacaTTTAATACACTTCTAATATTTTAGGCTTCCAAGGAggagccaaagaactgaacagctTAAATCAGTGACAAGGCATTAAAAAATaggttattattaattttatagccCAAGATaattagtaaaaattaataaaactatgtTATTAATGATCAACTTAATAGTGAACTATTTAatacaatgtttttgttttttgtttttgttttttttttttttagcttttcaaaATAGTCACTTGTACAGGTTTCAAATGTGCCTAGGGAGAAGGAAATTCAGAACATTTTTTGTGATTGCAAACATCATAGTAAAGGTTATTTGGGgaaggatttcttttttcccaatggcttattacatatatttttcttccagctttttaaaaggtttgtatttatttttggctgcgctgagtcttcattgctatgggggattttttctagttgcagaaagcaggggctactttctagttgtggtgcttgggcttctcattgtggtagcttctcttgttgggaagcactgggctctagggcatgtgggctcagtagttgtgtttcCCAGGCTCTATAGAGTacaagctcaatagttgcagtgtgcatgcttagttgctccgtggcaggtgggatcttcccagaccagggatcaaacccgtgtctcctgcattggcaggcagattctttaccattgagccaccagggaagcctggggaaggATTTTCTTTACAGGAAGTTTTAAGCATCCTGGTGCTTTTCTGGTTGAATCCATagttaaggagaaaaataagatgTTACATGTGTAAGTGATATTTTTAGCCCAGAGGGAAAGAATGTTGAATAAGAATACTTTTTAAGGGAATATTTAGGAGTGGAGTGAATACCATCTTATTTGTGAATAAATAGCCTAATATAAGGGAATAGTTAAGAATGTATCAATAAATGACTTATTGTAGATGATAAAGATGTTCCCAGCACCTGTGACAATACCTGGACAATAATTAGCATTCCATGATTACTTGTTGAATTAATGAGTTCATAATCTATGGATTATGTCTCTCCACTTGTTTGCTTTCCAATTCTCTTCTCAGTATTTGACAAGAGAAATGTTATTACAGAATAAGCCATTTTTATTAAATCATATCCTATGAAGAAATAATTAAGAACAAATTGCTTACATAGATTGGTGCTTCTAACATAATGTTACTGATAACATGTACatgaatgtgtgctaagtcgtttcagtcatatccaactctttgcatccatatggaccatagcctgccaagttccagtgtccaggcaagaatactggagtggattaccatttccctctccagaggatcttcctgacagaaggattgaacccatgtctcctacatcttctgcattggcagtggattctttaccactgagtcaccagggaagcccatgatgttATTCTCATGAATTTTAACCTAACCAATGGTTTCTTAGAGCTTTAAAAGAGTTAATATATTCCACTTGGCTCAAGGGGATCATGGTCAGTAGTTTGAAGTAAACTAGCTACCACTGGAAATCTGAGACAAGAAAGGCCTAACTAATTCAACATACAAATATTGAGGATGTAATTCCTATGAAACGTAAAAACCAACCCCAAGTACTTTTACTCTCAAAAACCAAAGTTGATTTTAAAGATCTTTCATTTGGTACAAAAACAGATCAATGTTCACACTAAATTTCTCATCAAAATTTGAGGCCTACATAATTTATTTCAGTTGAAAAAATATTGAATGCTTTAGAGAGACTGCAAGAAAAATGGATGAGCCCTGATATTGTATTGTCTCAGTCATCAGAGTAAATTAGTTTGTTTTAGAACTAAATGTAAGGAAAACACCAGATATTGGCACCTTTTGTGTAATAAATAAGCCTTCTGTAGTGTAGcgtaaataattttatatcttcttgAGGTTGATTTGAAACTTCCAAAAGGGTAAATTATGCTTCTGAAAAATCAAGGgcttttaaaatcaatatttggggcatttaaaaagtaatttaagacTGTTTTACACAGAACGGCAAGCAACTGTTTTTTTAACTTACCTCTCAGGATTTGggacagagaaatatcaataacctcagatatgcagatgatgccacccttatggcagaaagtgaagaggaactgaaaagcctcttgatgaaagtgaaagaggagagtgaaaaagttggcttaaagctcaacattcaaaaaactaagatcatggcatctggtcccataacttcatggcaaatagatgggtaaactgtggaaacagtgtcagactttattttggggggctccaaaatcactgcagatggtgattgcagccacgaaattaaaagatgcttactccttggaaggaaagttataaccaacctagacagcatattaaaaagcagagacattactttgccaacaaagatccgtccagtcaaggctatggtttttccagtggtcatgtatggatgtgagagatggactgtgaagaaagttgagcccaagaattgatgcttttgcactgtggtgttggagaagactcttgagagtcccttggactgcaaggaaatccaaccagtccatcctaaaggagatcagtcctgggtgttcattggaagtactgatgctgaggctgaaactccaatattttggccacctcatgcgaagtgttgactcattggaaaagaccctgatgctgggagggattgggggcaggaggagaagggagtgacagaggatgagatggctggatggcatcaccgactcaatgggcatgagtttgagtaaactccaggagttggtgatggacagggaggcctggttttctgtgattcatggggtcgcaaagagttggacacgactgagagactaaactgaactgaaatccctgaaaagaaaaaaatgcagtgaGGAACTTGGaagcttttcttttccagtgtttcAAGAAGCCCAACTTATATCCCTTATTGGTTTCATTGTACAAAAATATATTATGTGTTCACGGTCCTAAATAAGGGGATGAAGGACAGCTTTATTAACATTATGGCAAGGATGGTGACAATGCAATTCAAGATGAAGAATGCATTTCCTTGTTCACTgaagaatttttagaaaagagGATTTGTGAATTAACTCAGCAATAATTAAAAGAAGGATCAGAGATTAATAgatatttaaatgttataaatcTAAATGAATACTGCAAAGAAAGTAAAATTCTACCTAGTTTGATATCTACTTTAGCATGAAGCATCATGAACTGTTTTCACTCACTATATATGGTTAGTCTTAACACTGGTTTGACTACTACAGTAATACTATACCTCAGGAATATCTCATTTCTAAGTGAATTTATTAATTACTAGTGCTATACTGGTCCTCTTTACTCTCTTACTTTCATTGCCTAATCTCAACTCCATCCTTGTTGGAATACTCAAGTTTATGTAAGTTATTTCTGGTTTACATAGTTTGTCAAAATATTACCTCAAAAACTTCTTTTAGACATGCTCATGTGTGATATACCGATTTGTTGACATAAAGTTTCATGACTTGCATGTCAAGCCACAGTAGATAGTGGAAAACATCTATTGTTTATATGGATTAATGCATCTAGCTGAAGATATTATTTTACAAAGTGTAAATATCAGAATGATGCTGATTCTGATATTGAAGCTGTGGAGTCTGTTTGGAATTGTGGTTTCATATTgtatacatggggcttccctgatggttcaatggtaaagaatccacctgccaatgcaggagaagtgggtttgatccctaggttgggaagatccctcggagaataaaatgacaacccactccagtattcttgcctggagaatcccatggacagagaagagcctgccagactacagtccatggggttgcaaaagagttggacacaatttagcaactaaacaatgacagtgTATACATGAGCTAGAGCATCTGATGACCAAAGATTGAGTAATGTAACTagaaatatatattgataatGTAAGACGAATTTTGAGATATGAAAGCAACATTCCAAGCATAACAAGAGATAATGCTAAAAGAAACTGTCCAACTTCTCTGAACAGGCAATGTAGGCAATGAACATAATCTGTATGCAGCCGCTAGTTGTTATGTGGAGACACACCACAACATCACAATAATGTGAACTCCCTCAGGCAAAGAGTAAAAACATATAGAAAGATACAATTTTATGAAACttctattacatttttatataagtgaaacaaactgtgaaggaaagaaaagcaagtatGAACTAAGTATGTTTCTTACTTTAgtctccaagggaaaaaaaaaaaaaaaacagtttcacTTTAGGCAGAATGATTTTCTTAGACCACTGGGTCATTTTCACTAATTTTTATCTTTAGATTGT contains:
- the LOC110130201 gene encoding polyadenylate-binding protein 5, which produces MGSGEPNPAGKKKKYLKAALYVGDLDPDVTEDMLYKKFRPAGPLRFTRICRDPVTRSPLGYGYVNFRFPADAEWALNTMNFDLINGKPFRLMWSQPDDRLRKSGIGNIFIKNLDKSIDNRALFYLFSAFGSILSCKVVCDDNGSKGYAYVHFDSLAAANRAIWHMNGVRLNNRQVYVGRFKFPEERAAEVRTRDRATFTNVFVKNFGDDMNDDKLKELFSEYGPTESVKVIRDASGKSKGFGFVRYETHEAAQKAVLDLHGKSIDGKVLYVGRAQKKIERLAELRRRFERLRLKEKSRPPGVPIYIKNLDETIDDEKLKEEFSSFGSISRAKVMVEVGQGKGFGVVCFSSFEEATKAVDEMNGRIVGSKPLQVTLGQARRRW